cttcatcatcgcggtggtttctcttgttgcggagcatgggctctaggcgcacgggtttcagtagttgtggcacgtgggctcagtagttgtggcacacgggtttagttgctccgtggcatgtgggatcttcccggaccagggatcgaacccacgtccccaccattggcaggcggattctcaaccactgcaccagcaggaaAGCCCCCAGTCTGTGTTGCTTTAAGCTATCTAGTTTGTGGTAccgttacggcagccctaggagaCTAATATGCCTTCCTTCAAAACACTCTCAGCCCCAGCCACCACCTGACTTCAATCACATGAGAGATCCTTAGCAAAGCTGCCCAGCTAAGCCCAGTCCACCCCCAGGCCCATGAACAAAACGAACAACTGTTACTGTTTTAAGCCATGTTTGTTACacaataataaataattgaaatagcTGTCTTTTGCTATTAATACCAGCAATGTTTACCAGAAGTGTGTTATTTATTCCACCTCCACTACCAGCGCCTCCTGGAGCAGTATCTCCCTGACACTGGGAAGGAAGCCTTTCAGCCATGGGCTGATCTGCACTCAATCCCTTAATATCTTCTGCCTCATTCCCTTGGCCTGACTGTCTTTGTAGTCACAGACTGTCCCCTTTCTTTTGATCACACTGGAACCAATGCAGGGGGGTAGCTTATTCATTTCCAAGTGATTACAATTATCAATGTTAgatgagggtttccctggtggtgcaatggttaagaatctgcctgccagtgcaggggacacaggttcaagccctggtccgggaagatcccgcatgccgcagagcaactaagcccgtgcgccacagctactgagcctgagctctagagcccatgagccataactactgaactcacgtgccacaactactgaagtacgtgcgcctagagcctgtgctccacaacaagagaagccacctcaatgagaagcccgcacaccgcaacaaagagtagcccccgctcgctgcaactagagaaagcctgcacgcagcaacaaagacccaacacagccaaaaataaataaataattaaaaaatatatacatatcttaacaacaacaacaaaaaaatgttagaTGAGTATCTCCCAGAAAAACCGAAGCTCAAATTTAGTGTCTATTAAGTAGaacagcagaatacaaaattatatgtACATTATGGATATAATGTTCTTGAGAAAAATACATCAATAAGctaaaaactggaaggaaaatacCATTATATGTATGGTAGAGATATAATAGCTACATTTACTAAGCTCTTACTTTGTGCCAGTCACTTTACGAACATAACCCATAATCCTCACAACGACCCTGTAAGGAGGGTATTATGATCCCCGctatacaaatgaggaaaccaggtCTAAGAGAAAGTAACTAGGAAGGATAAGGTGGTGCAGTTAGAAAGTGGCACACCCAAGGCCAGGGTTCATTCCCCCTACCATGCATGGATTTCTCTTTCCTGTTTAATGCTACTATTGCATGAATACATAAATCCCAGAGCCCAGAAGTCTGGTCCCAGCATGAAGGTTCCTGGAGGAGCAATAGTGTGGCTACCTCAGGGAGAAACGAGACCACATACCTAGATGCAGCTGGACATCTTTCACCTCCAGGGTGCTGGACTTGCGATGCCGAGCAAGCTGGCACGCTGCTGTCACCACGCTCTCGATAAAATCATCAGCAATCTGCAGCagcatctgggggaaaaaaaggggggagagTAACCATGACACTGGCAGGGCAGGCTCCTGTTGCTGGGACAACTGTATCTGCTTGAATCACATATTCAGTCAGGCTTTCTAACAGAAGGCCTGGAATCAGCATTTGAGCGAAGGTGGGGAAGAGGAGTAAGGACCACAAGAGAAACACATTAACTCATTAACCAGGTTGAGAGAAACTCACACCTTTCTGAGGATGTACTTTCCATACTTTCTACCTAGCAGCTATCAACCAGCCCAACCCCTACCCCCTCCACATCTTCTTATGAATTAGGtaggaaaataaaagtgaatcatTAAATCCTCACTCCGTCATATTCccttaaagcatttttatttccattatctcACCTAGTCCTTATAATCATCCTGTGAAAAAAATGGGGCATAGATTTTACCCTAACTCTACAGAGGAGGATGCTAAGATTCAGGGAGATTAACTTGTTCATGGCAATGTAACTATTAAGCAGCAAAACCAGGATTCAACCTCAAGGTTCTGAGTCCAAATCCTGGATTCTTTCCAGTTCATTATCAATTATTTCTAGACTGTGTGAAGAGCAAAATCAGAATTCTGAAGTTAAAAATCTACattaaaaacactgaaattttGATCAGTGAATACCTTCCTCATGGCTTCCTCTgctgaccaaaaaaataaaataaaataaaattacaaccaTAGTTATAAACATTCCTTGTTCTGCTGGACTATCAATGCATTGTCATCTTTCCTATGGAACCAAATGGATACCACCTAAAGGAAAGATTTCTAATTAAACATGGCAGATCAACTCTAAAAAtgacctcctctccttccctacacccattaaaataacaagaaaggaaaaaaaaaaaaagacatataaatcCACAAAGACAGCAAGAATAGGAGAGAAAACCttaatggaaaagatattccaataaacttttaaagtaaatttttgtTAAGAGGTAACAAAGGAAGAATGGGAAGTGACCTAGCAGACAGAAGGTATAACACAAATGCACGCAGAGGGGACGCCAATGAGAACGAACTGATTTGCCCTTCGCAACTCCTAAGAGATCCAGGATTTGGAGGTGTGATTAACCACAGAAGACTGGACTGAGGTATGGAGCTAAAAACTGGACAACTGTTACATGTCTGTACAGAGTAGTCCCCCAACCCCCACACTTCAAAAGCAGCCAAGTGACTTCCCACACGTACCTGACCCAGAACACAGTAGGTTTACTCCCCAGAAAAACTGAACAGGAGTGGCTACAGATGAGAGTACACCAGACACAGCGGagacaagggaaagacacagCCCCTTTCTCTTGCCTTGCTTCCAGAATGTTAGAAGCTAGAGATAAACCCTCCAGATAGGAGACTAAAGGATTTTTCTCTGCATATACCAAATGATTCCAGAGAAAAGACTTACAGATACTGATTAGGGAATCCCCCATTAAGAAGGCTGACTATGGACAAATTATTCTGAAGTGAAGCCAGTGGTATGCTGGAGCcagattagatgaggtcatgaaggccAATTATATGCATTTCTTCCAATCCTGCATTCAGTGACAAAATGTTGATAGCTTAAAATAGGGCATAGTGagaatatttacaccacagaaatcaggAAATGCTGAAAGTCAGAGTCTTTTTCTCCacagagctggttgttaaacatttaccaataCATGACTGGGCAAAGACCATCAGTCAATAAGTTCTGCTTCAAATCAGGTTTTTAGTGGCTCATTCTTTAAGAACGGATAGCCAGGATCACCAGACATTTGAAGAAAGTCTccaacactaaaaagaaaataaacaaaccaaaggggaaaaaagggacccagaggaaacaaagacaatgcagggaaaagaagaaaatgtcaaacaacgtaattaatatccttagagagaaaaataagatacTACAACCGtaaaataagaacagaatggcTTAGGGTAAAAAAAGTCAACAAGAAAAAGttcatggaaattaaaatttttattataaaagaaagttaaaatttagAACATAAACTAAGGAAAATCTCCCCAGCAAGTAGAATTTAGaattacaaagaaatgaaaaaagagaaaagataaaaaaccTAAGAGGATCAATGCAGAAGATCCAACATCCAACCAACTGTCATTctacacagaaagaaaagaagcagagaagaaattatcaaaaaactaagattaaaaaaatcttcatacacagctggtgggactgtaaaaggATGGAATGTTTTGTAAAAACAGGAAGTTCCTCAAAGGaaaaacacagagttaccatatgactcaccAATTCCAGTCCTAGGTacatatccaagagaaatgaaaatgtatgcccacagaaaaatctgtacatgaattaagaaaaagaaagaggggcttccctggtggtgcagtggttaggaatccgcctgccaatgcaggggaaaacgggtttgagccctggtccggtaagatcccacatgccatggagcaactaagcccatgtgccacaactactgagcttgtgctctagagcccgcaagccacaactactgagcccgcctgccacaactaccgaagcccgtgcgcctagagcccatgctccgcaacgagaagcctgcgcactgcaacgaagagtagcccccgctcaccgcaactaaagaaaagcctgtgtgaggacccaatgcagccaaaaattaaaaaaaaaaaaaaagaatattacttaGAAATACAGAGGAATGTTCTAGAAACAATTAAAACTGTTGAAAGTGACTGCCTGTGAGCAGCAGCCTATGCCCTTTTTGACAGGCAAAAGTAGCAGTACTGTTAGGCATAAAGTGCTAGGCATTCTCCTAGGTGATTTGTATAAGTTATTCATGGGACCCTGACAATAACCCTGTAGATAAATAATATCATACCTTACCAACACAGGAGGAAGCTGAGTCTCAGAAAAGTTAACTGACCCACCCACAGAGCCAAGTCTCAAATTCAGACTTGTCTGCCTCTAAAATCTGTGCTCTTAACGGCTATTCTATACTATTTCTCAGGGACACAGTCTCTGGGGTGCCCAGTCCCACCTTACCTCCTCCACATCTTCATCCAATTGCTCATTAGGATCCACTTCTCTTACTAAGTCTTGTAATTTCTTCTTGGTCAATACCTAAAGTTAATTGGGAGAACATTTTTTTCAGCCAagtagcaaagaaacaaacacctcaTTACCCTATAATGAAAGGCTATCAATTTGTTGGGTTTGGTTTCTACTTTCCAAAGAATTATCAGTCTGGCTTACTTGGTGCTATTACTACAAGACTATAGTCTCAAGACAGAAATAGCCTAGGGAAAGGCAAAAAGAGCAATATGGAAGAGAGGTCAACATCTATCAGATAGTTTTAGTAAACTCTACATTAATTTGCAATTTTCTGACCACCACAAGTTGTACAGTGCCTCTGCCGCCTTTGGACAAGCTCTTCTACCCTTCTTCCTACCTGCTCAGCTCACAGTGCCTCCTTTCTAATGCTCTCCCAGCCCACCCAGGTAAAAGCAACCACTTCCTCCTTTGGCCTCCACTGTACCCTGTGTACCCTTCTATCATTGTGTACATTTATAAACTTGCCTGTTTCTGACTTAATAGGCTGAggcctccttgagggcagggaacaTGTGTTCATCTCTGTATAACTAAATATCAATATTTGTGAAAGTATGTACAACTATGATCCCTCTTTCATAAAGGAAATGTTATACCACATATATATGCCACTAAAGAAGGATCAAAAGACATACATTAAAATGCTAACCATAGTTATTTTGGGGTGGTGGTAGAATTTTGGGctattattctttctctttttctaaagttTCGTGATAAGCATTGCATGACattggaaataaggaaaaaataataattgttaaaataaatatttgttaataatgTCTCAGATCTATCCATTCAACCATCACTTAATTCAAGCCTTTGCCACATACCTTGATTTACTGCAAAAGTCTTAGACTTGGTGTTGCTCCCAGTGTGACCCCCTTCCTACCTTTCTTGTCCCCTTACTGTCAAGTTAATCCTCCTAAGATATACGACTTTTATTATGTTACTTTTAAgcttattaaatatttgcaaagattGTTTATTGACTAAAAGTTCCAACGGAAACTGACTAGCATAGGCCTAGTATGTTCTGCCGTAATCCTACCTATACAATTTTATCCCCTGCTCTTCTCCAACACCACACCCATCATGGGTTGGTCTCCTGAATACCTGCCCAACACTTCCCATTCACCGTTGCCTAGTTCCTCCCCCATTCTCTTGAACTGTTGTCTCCTTATCCTATTCTACCCAGCCTACAAGGCCCAAGAGAGTATACTTATTTCTTATGGCTCTGGAGGACAGAATCAGGATCATGGGTAGAAAGAGGGGGTCAGATTTTAGAATCACTGCAGAAAATAAAGGCAGCAGCTAGATGAACTAGGAGAAAAGACTGGAGGCAAGAGTACTTTCATTACAGGAATAATGAATAATGAATCCATtaattatttaactattttattttatttaacaagtatatagcatatatatttatatataaatatataaaaacctgTCACAGGCAAGGTGTTGTGTCAGTGCGTGTATATATGGATGgatgtatatgtacatgcatgcacacacataaataCTACAAAGTAAAAACTGATAAATGTACATGATATTTCGATAAAGAACTTGAGAAGTCTGAGAGGAAGAGGCAGCAGCTGAGATGGACCTCTCTCAGAGTATTACTGCTTCAAAGAACAGATAAGAGGCGCCCACAGAGAACAAAAAGCGGATGATACCTGATTGTTTTCAGGGCTGAGACGCCCTCCCGTCCCAGGAGTGCCTGGGATCTTTACCACTGTAGTGCTattggccatggagccttgtggaGGGGTGCTAGCTGGTTCCGGTTTTATTGATGAGAAATTGGACAGGTTGATTAGGGCTGAGGGGCCAAACTGGTTCATAATCTGCCGCGCTTTGGACTTCAGCTCATAGAGCTTATCGAGATCCTGTTTCTTTTTGGAGCTATGAGGACCAAGGCCAATCAACTgtagaagaaaaacaagagaattaGCTCTGGAAGTACATGTAATAAAGGAtgagttttaaaagtaaaattctatGAGGTCTGTCAGACTTTGAAGGGTCTTCATTTGATACCTGCACATTGAAAATGGAGGGAATGAAGAATGTTCATTGTTCTCACCTGATATTTAGAAACCATCTCTTCTccaaaagctaaataaaatagtCCACACaagtgaaataaagaagaaagtaaatgaaatgaagaatcttatgtacaaaaataaactagaatGAGCAAGACATTTTTGAAGACTTTGTAAAAATAGAATACTTGGTTAAGTACTACATGCATTATTTTTGAACATCAAATAATGCTAAACTCAAATAAATCATGGCACAATCACATACTTGAAACCTAGTCACAAAACTTCAGAAAACAGATTAGTTCATTTTGGCGTTTCAAAACATGCTTAAGTCTATGTCAGGGCCTAATAAACACAATTTTTAGCAATTGTTAAAAGTAAGCTCTTCACTGTCATCAAGGGCAAATTTTCTCTGAGTGTTAGCAATCTTTAAATACATGCAGAGTCTCTAGGCTGGAGTAGCCAAGACTTCTAAATTTTAGAGCCATCAGGCTGACTCCGTGGACATCAGCTTTGGTGTCATCAAGATCAGAAGCACATTCAGGAAGTTCCACCCACAGtgacctcaaggagcttactTACAGCTATCTGAGTGTCTAGATCTTTAATTACATCAGCAACGGCTGTGAGCCCGGTGAAATGAGAGGCAGCCATTTTCAAAAGCTACCTGTAAATGAACAACTGGCATCAAGCACCACCCTTGCCACAGAACCATTTCAGTTGCATGGCCTGCACATCTTCAACAACCAGAATGCAGGCAAACTGACTGTGGAGAACATTTCCTTATTCCAACTGGGCACCAAGAAAAACATCTCCATTTCTTTCatatacaacttttaaaattaattaatgatgaCAATAGTAACATTAAGACTCTCTTCCAATAAAATGAATGTACTATTGTTAGAGATAAGCTAGCAGCATATGAAATACTTTATTGGCCAAAATTGTGGTATTTGAACCTGCAAGAATCATGGCAATGTTTTCAGAACTTGATAAAGCTTAGCAACCTGAATGAGTACCTATTGCTGAGTTCCTCTCCAACAAATTGTCTAACTCTCTAATACAAGAAATCATCTTCTCCTGGTTTACCCTTAATAAAAGCAACTAACTATGCACTGGTTAAGTGATCAAGAGAAACTTGTTGGCCAAGAGCCAGCTGAGGGGGGCAGCACAGCATcaggactacttttttttttttttttttttaatgatttcctaACTCCCCTCCACCCAGCTTCctccttaactcttttttttttttaattaattaatttttttttttttggttgtgttgggtcttcgtttctgtgcgagggctttctctagttgtggcaagcgggggccactcttcattgcggtgcgcgggcctctcactatcgtggtctctcttgttgcggagcacaggctccagacgcgcaggctcagtagttgtggctcacgggcctagttgctccgcggcatgtgggatcttcccagaccagggctcgaagccgtgtcccctgcattagcaggcagattctcaaccactgcaccaccagggaagcccccaggactACTTTTTTAAAACCATATGTGGTCCACGTCTCCTTTTCCCTTACCCACAAATCTTACCAATGGaagaaatgggaaaggaaaagatTGTTAACATGGTAACAGTTGTCCTAATGTTATAAAAGCAAACTATTTTCCCAGATCAAGTCCTATGAAAAAGCCTATTAAAGATTATCAGTATGAAcataagccaccgcaatgagaagcccacgcactgcaatgaagagtagcccccgctcgccacaactagagaaagcccgcgagcaccaacaaagacccaacacggccaaaaataaataaataaatttacaaaaaaataaataaaataaaatttaaacagttgATCAATCTGGAATGGGGGGAGTAATACACTCCTCCTTTCACACACTCCTCCATTCCAGATGGAacagatatttaaattttaaatataaaatcatatactagataaaatatagaatatctttattttttatttattattttttaaaatttatttttggctacgttgggtcttcgttgctgcacgcagcctttctcttgttgcagagcacgggccctagggcacgcgggcttcagtagttgtggcacgtgggctcagtagttgtggcttgcgggctctagagcgcaggttcagcattgtggtgcacgggcttagttgctccacggcatgtgggattttcctggaccagagatcaaacccatgtcccctgcgttggcaggtggattcttaaccactgtaccaccagggaagtccttcttttttattttttttaaagatttatttagtatttatttattttatttatttttggctgcatcgggtcttagttgtggcacacgggatcttcattgaggcatgtgagatcttttgttgtggtgtgtgggcttctctctagttgtggcgtgtgggttttctcttctctagttgtggtgcgcaggctccagggcgcatgggctctgtagtttgcggcacgtgggctctagttgaggcgtatgagctcagtagttgtggaatgcgggcttagttgtcctgcatcatgtgggatcttcgttccctgcccagggatcaaacccgtgtcccctgcatcgtaaggtggattctttaccactggaccaccagggaagtccctagaatatctttaaaaaatattcagaaacctAAACTTAACACTTTatacaaaaagtaactcaaaatggatcacagacttaaatgtaaaatgtacaactataaaacttttaggaaaaaacaggaaaaaaaaaaacaacaacaacaggagaaaatctttgggcTCTagctaggcaaagagttcttagacatgacaccaaaagcatgatcaataaaaggaaaaactgataaattggccCTCATCAAATTTTAAGTTTCCTCTGTGAAAGCCCACGTagaaaggatgaaaagacaagctacagactggaagaaactacatatccaaaaaaagacaaactacatATCCAACAAAAGACTAGTATCTAGAATGCATTAAGAACTCTCAAAAATCAAtagttcaaaaaaaaattaattcaattagAAAGTGGACAAAAGACACACCAGGcatttcaccaaggaggatacacagatagcaaataagcaaatTGAAAGACATTCAATCAAAAAcattagtcattaaagaaaagcaaattaaaactacaatgagatataactACACAActatcagaatagctaaaataaaaaatagtgacaacaccaaatgctgacgaggatgcagagaaattggatcACTCacacactgctagtgggaatgtaagtgGTATAGCTACTctgtaaaacagtttgcagtttcttaaaaatctaaGCATGTACTGTCACAGAGGAGCCTAAAAAGACATGAAGACTAAATGGAAAAACTAAgatctgaataaactatggacttcagttaataataatgtatcagggacttccctggtggcccagtggttaagaatccaccttccaatgcaggggacctgggttttgATCTGTGGTCGGGGaagtaggatcccacatgctgcagggcaactaagcccacgcgtcacaactactgagcccggggcttccctggtggcgcagtggttaagaatccgcccaccaatgcgagggacacaggttcaagccctggtccgggaagatcccacatgccgcggagcaactaagcccgtgcgccacaactactgagcctgcgctctagagcccgcaagccacaactactgagcccacgtgccacaactaccgaagcctgcgtgcctagagcccgtgctccgcaacaagagaagccactgcaatgagaagcccacgcaccacaatgaagagtagcccccgcttgacacaactagagaaagcccgcgtgcagcaatgaagacccagtgcagccaaaaataaataaataaaataaatttaaaaaacaaaaaaaactactgagcccacgcaccacaactagagagctcgtgcgccgcaactaccgagcctgtgtgctctggagctcgcgtgccacaactaaagagaagtcTGTGcgcacaatgaaagatcctgcatgccacaacaaaaaatcccacgtgccacaactaagacctgatgcagccaaaaataaaataaataaataaatattaaaaataataatgataataatgtatcAAACGTGGTTAATTAGTTGTAATGAATATACTATACTAATGTAACATGTTAATAATGGAGAAACTGGGTACAGGGTATATGGGAACCCTGTACTATCTTCCCAAATTTCCTGTAAATCTAACACTGCTATCTCAGCAGGGtctcctaaataaataaataaataaataaataaatgaatgaataaatggattttaaaaactgctctaggaaacagtttattaaaaaaaatgaaaaaaggaaaaaaagaccaaatcacaaatacacaaaacaacaggaatgaatcttaaaatatttaggtgaaaaaaaagccagtctcaaaagaatacatactatatgattccatttatatgaaattttaatatcTAATGATCTAAAAACAAATCTCTAGTGACAGATGGGGCAGAGATTGACTGCACAGGGGCAGGTTGGAAGTTTCTGAGGTGATATAAACATTCTGTATCTTAAGTGGGGGAATGCTTACACAGCTgctacatttatcaaaactcacagaactatATGTTTacaatgtatacattttattgtatgcaaattatacctcaataaagtggatttgggaaacaaaaacaaaaacacgcaACTACTGTATGACGCAGCAACTGCAATCCTAggcatttatcctagagaaatgaaaacttatgtttacacaaaaacctgtacacgaaTGCTCATAGCTTTATTTGCAATAATCAAAAACTGTAATCAATTCAGACGTCCCTTAATAGGTAAATCATTAAACaaactgtggggcttccctggtggcgcagtggttgagagtctgcctgctaatgcaggggacgcaggttcgagccctggtctgggaagatcccacatgccgcagagcaactaagcctgtgcaccacaactactgagcctgcgctctagagcctgcaagccacaactactgaagcccgcaagccacagctactgaagcccacgcgtctagagctggtgctccacaacaagagaagccactgcaatgagaagcccgcgcaccgcaacaaagaacagccccctctcgctgcaactagagaaaacccgtgtgcagcaacgaagacccaacacagccaaaaataataaataaataaataaataaataaataaaagagtccatgttgtatgattccagttatgtaacatttttgtttttcttgtttttttaaaaattaattaactaattaattaattaggttgcaccaggtcttagttgcggcaggtgggctccttagttgtggctcaccagctccttagttgcagcacgtgggctccatagttgtggcaggcaggctccttagttgtggcatgcgaactcttagttgcgacatgcatgtgggatctaattccctaaccagggatcgaacccgggccccctgcattgggagcgtgaagtcttacctactgcgccaccagggaagtcccctatataacatttttgaaatggcaAATTTTACAAACAGAAGACAGATTAGTGAGGTTGTCAGGgattgggtgggagggagggaggtgtggtTATAAAAGGCAATATGAGGGGCCCTTGTGATGGAATTGTTCAATATCTTGATAGTGATGATGGATAAATGAACCTATAAAAAGTGATGAAATTGTATAGGACTTAGTACTCATACACATATAAGCAAACAAGTgcaagtaaaactggggaaatctgaataagattgtTGGGTTAAATCAATGTTGATATCCTGATTCTCAAATTACACAACAGTTTTGtaaaatgttaccattggggaaaactgGTGGTGCAAAGTGTACAAGGgatctctattatttcttataacttcatataaatctacaattatctcaatttttaaaaattggaaaaacaatATTctcaagaataaataatattcttctAAGGATGACTTTATAAAGCTCAggagccataaaagaaaagactaaTATGTTCAATTACACAAACATAAAAATGTCTGTATGGCAACAAACATAACAAAGTTAAAGAACAAAAGACAAGCTAGCAAAAATATATGCGAGATATATCAAAGGactaatttcttttatatataaaaataactacaAATCAGTAAGTACCAACTACCCAAAAGAAATATTGTGAAGAAATATGAcagtacaagaaaaagaaattcaaatggtTCTTAAAATAATGAAGTGATCCTTATtctcattcataataaaaatgcaaattaaaactacaaggTACTATTTATTCCCCATTTggcaatgatgaaaaagttttatagggacttccctggtggtccagtggctaagactccacgctcccaatgcaggaggcctgggttcgatccctggtcagggaactagatcccacatgccgcaact
Above is a window of Balaenoptera acutorostrata chromosome 1, mBalAcu1.1, whole genome shotgun sequence DNA encoding:
- the TAF12 gene encoding transcription initiation factor TFIID subunit 12 isoform X3, with amino-acid sequence MNQFGPSALINLSNFSSIKPEPASTPPQGSMANSTTVVKIPGTPGTGGRLSPENNQVLTKKKLQDLVREVDPNEQLDEDVEEMLLQIADDFIESVVTAACQLARHRKSSTLEVKDVQLHLERQWNMWIPGFGSEEIRPYKKACTTEAHKQRMALIRKTTKK
- the TAF12 gene encoding transcription initiation factor TFIID subunit 12 isoform X1 — encoded protein: MAASHFTGLTAVADVIKDLDTQIALIGLGPHSSKKKQDLDKLYELKSKARQIMNQFGPSALINLSNFSSIKPEPASTPPQGSMANSTTVVKIPGTPGTGGRLSPENNQVLTKKKLQDLVREVDPNEQLDEDVEEMLLQIADDFIESVVTAACQLARHRKSSTLEVKDVQLHLERQWNMWIPGFGSEEIRPYKKACTTEAHKQRMALIRKTTKK
- the TAF12 gene encoding transcription initiation factor TFIID subunit 12 isoform X2 produces the protein MVSKYQLIGLGPHSSKKKQDLDKLYELKSKARQIMNQFGPSALINLSNFSSIKPEPASTPPQGSMANSTTVVKIPGTPGTGGRLSPENNQVLTKKKLQDLVREVDPNEQLDEDVEEMLLQIADDFIESVVTAACQLARHRKSSTLEVKDVQLHLERQWNMWIPGFGSEEIRPYKKACTTEAHKQRMALIRKTTKK